A genomic segment from Nicotiana tabacum cultivar K326 chromosome 9, ASM71507v2, whole genome shotgun sequence encodes:
- the LOC107777029 gene encoding uncharacterized protein LOC107777029, which yields MWTTTTECIREAAREVLGVSKGFSGSHKGDWWWSEEVQEKVEAKQAAYSTLIESMDEEAKRMNMEGYMRGKKEAKLAITAAKTAAFGCLYEELGAKGGEKKLYRLENVSERKDRDLDQVKCIKDEEGRVLMEHAQIRRRWQTYFHKLLNEEGDRDIVLGDLEHSEICRDFGYCRRIRVEEVESSLSKMHRGRATELDEIPVEFWKNVGRADLEWLTRLFNIIIRTKRMLDEWRWSTMIPLYKNKGDIQSCNNYRGIKLLSHTMKVWERVVEVRVRTSVSISKNQLGVMSGVRLWKPFTL from the coding sequence ATGTGGACCACGACAACGGAATGTATTAGAGAAGCTGCGAGAGAagtgttaggggtctcgaaggGTTTCTCTGGCAGCCACAAAGGTGACTGGTGGTGGAGTGAGGAGGTACAAGAGAAAGTGGAAGCCAAGCAAGCGGCGTACTCGACGCTTATAGAGAGCATGGATGAGGAGGCGAAGAGGATGAACATGGAGGGGTATATGAGGGGTAAGAAGGAGGCAAAGTTAGCGATTACTGCAGCTAAGACTGCGGCGTTTGGGTGTTTGTATGAAGAGCTTGGGGCCAAAGGcggagaaaagaagttatataggCTAGAAAATGTAAGCGAGAGGAAGGACCGTGACCTGGATCAAGTTAAGTGTATCAAAGATGAGGAAGGTAGAGTTTTGATGGAACATGCTCAGATTAGACGAAGATGGCAGACATATTTCCATAAACTCCTGAACGAAGAGGGTGATAGGGACATTGTGCTGGGCGACTTGGAGCACTCCGAGATATGTAGGGATTTCGGGTATTGTAGGCGTATAAGAGTAGAGGAGGTCGAGAGTTCTTTGAGTAAGATGCACAGGGGTAGAGCTACCGAGCTAGATGAAATACctgtggaattttggaagaatgTGGGTAGGGCAGatttggagtggctcactaggctGTTCAACATCATTAttaggacgaagaggatgcttgatgaatggaggtggagtacgatgattcCTCTGTATAAAAATAAGGGCGATATCCAAAGTTGCAATAATTATAGGGGGATTAAGCTGctaagccatactatgaaagtttgggagagggtggttgaagtaAGGGTGAGGACCAGTGTGTCCATTTCTAAGAACCAGTTAGGTGTCATGTCGGGCGTTCGACTATGGAAGCCATTCACATTGTGA